In one window of Ferriphaselus amnicola DNA:
- a CDS encoding thiol:disulfide interchange protein DsbA/DsbL codes for MKSAFRNLLVVALLTFAGITQAAVLGKDYTQLDQPQATPANGKIEVLEFFAYPCPHCHHLVPDLNAWEKTMPKNVSLTYVPVVFRDSWEPMAYTFYALEVLGQQSKLHDALFEAWNITHTELNELSQIAAFVAQRGVDKQKFSDAYRSFSVQSKVIRSKQMLQSYNIRGTPTLVVDGRFVITGLESRDMIRVLRELTDQVRKERAAKKR; via the coding sequence ATGAAATCTGCTTTCAGAAATTTGCTGGTTGTCGCCCTGCTGACTTTCGCCGGAATCACACAGGCCGCCGTCCTCGGTAAAGACTACACGCAGCTGGATCAGCCTCAGGCCACGCCCGCTAATGGCAAGATCGAAGTGCTGGAGTTCTTCGCATACCCGTGTCCTCACTGCCATCATCTGGTGCCCGACCTGAATGCCTGGGAAAAGACCATGCCCAAGAACGTATCGTTGACCTACGTTCCGGTCGTGTTCCGCGACTCATGGGAACCGATGGCGTACACCTTCTACGCACTTGAAGTGTTAGGCCAGCAGAGCAAGCTGCACGATGCCCTGTTTGAAGCATGGAACATCACCCATACGGAATTGAATGAGCTCAGCCAAATCGCAGCTTTCGTTGCCCAACGCGGGGTGGACAAACAAAAGTTCAGCGATGCTTATCGTTCATTCTCCGTTCAGAGCAAAGTGATTCGCAGCAAACAGATGCTGCAAAGCTACAACATCCGTGGCACACCTACTTTGGTAGTCGATGGTCGCTTTGTCATCACCGGCTTGGAGTCACGCGACATGATCCGTGTGTTGCGTGAACTGACCGATCAGGTGCGCAAGGAGCGCGCAGCCAAGAAGCGCTGA